One genomic window of Cricetulus griseus strain 17A/GY chromosome 3, alternate assembly CriGri-PICRH-1.0, whole genome shotgun sequence includes the following:
- the Lmo1 gene encoding rhombotin-1, translating to MVKDESVPMLSVQPKGKQKGCAGCNRKIKDRYLLKALDKYWHEDCLKCACCDCRLGEVGSTLYTKANLILCRRDYLRLFGTTGNCAACSKLIPAFEMVMRARDNVYHLDCFACQLCNQRFCVGDKFFLKNNMILCQMDYEEGQLNGTFESQVQ from the exons GTGTGCCGATGCTCTCCGTCCAACCAAAAGGGAAGCAGAAGGGCTGTGCAGGCTGCAACCGCAAGATCAAGGACAGGTACCTGCTGAAGGCTCTGGACAAGTACTGGCATGAGGACTGCCTCAAGTGTGCCTGCTGTGACTGCCGCCTGGGTGAGGTGGGCTCCACACTCTACACCAAGGCCAACCTCATCCTGTGCCGGCGTGACTACCTGAG GCTTTTTGGCACCACGGGAAACTGTGCTGCCTGCAGCAAGCTGATCCCAGCTTTTGAAATGGTGATGCGAGCCCGAGACAATGTGTATCACCTTGACTGCTTCGCCTGCCAGCTCTGCAATCAGAG ATTTTGTGTGGGAGACAAATTCTTTCTGAAGAACAACATGATCTTGTGTCAGATGGACTATGAGGAGGGACAGCTCAATGGCACCTTCGAATCCCAGGTTCAGTAA